A window from Gottschalkiaceae bacterium SANA encodes these proteins:
- a CDS encoding RNA degradosome polyphosphate kinase: MKGYPSTNILNRELSWLHFNDRVLEEGARCDVPILERAKFISIFASNQDEFFGVRVGSLRDQRQAKYKKEDASGLTAKEQIKQIFSHTRKAVERQSEIYFLWLKEYEESNSPKLSVETLTRQERMNLELYFKRRIYPSLSPLVLDQNVTRFANGRLHILVKLKKKKMGVVQLPPLMSRIIEGVEAVGRSGFFFLEDIIGAFSQRLFPDDLVIDMAVFRVTRSEDIQVAVEDAGDLLEVIEQALPQRENGRIIRMEIADEPAWAIEFLSKYLDVKPRDFIHVDAPLDLTCLMRWKRVKNGSVGLYESFEPAEKLWWKGDIFQAIRKMDRIHMLPYEKFDPVLKMMEQAVQDSQVIAIQQTLYRVSKESPVVEALRQAALKGKQVTVVIELRARFDEENNIRWARSLEEAGCQVIYGHPIQKVHTKALAVIREEENGLRTYLHLGTGNYNESTAKLYTDFGYFTANPEMGQDISNMFHYIMGSMKIPEFQLLAVAPFTLRTTLLDRIADCVRSAKRGEAAWIFLKMNSLVDQPMIQALYDASRAGVKIDCLVRGICCLRPGLKGVSENIQVKSIVGRFLEHQRVYCFSTGSWEKLYLSSADWMPRNLNRRVELMFPITSPLAVENIKGWMRLQWQDENRAHCLKADGSYQTLSREKNALDSQACFIGELMERSGE; encoded by the coding sequence ATGAAAGGGTATCCGTCTACGAATATTTTGAATAGAGAGTTGAGTTGGCTTCACTTCAATGATCGTGTTTTAGAAGAGGGGGCACGTTGTGATGTGCCTATTTTGGAACGGGCAAAATTCATCTCAATTTTTGCATCGAATCAGGATGAGTTTTTTGGTGTTCGTGTTGGCTCCTTGCGAGACCAGCGGCAAGCTAAATACAAAAAAGAGGACGCATCAGGCTTAACGGCTAAGGAACAGATCAAGCAGATATTTTCCCATACTCGAAAAGCGGTAGAGCGGCAATCTGAAATTTATTTCCTCTGGCTAAAAGAGTATGAAGAGTCGAATTCTCCGAAGTTATCTGTGGAAACGCTCACGCGGCAAGAACGCATGAATTTAGAATTGTATTTTAAAAGGAGAATCTATCCGAGTCTATCGCCCTTGGTCTTGGATCAGAATGTAACTCGATTTGCCAACGGGAGATTACACATTCTTGTGAAGTTGAAAAAAAAGAAAATGGGTGTCGTGCAATTACCGCCTCTTATGAGTCGAATCATCGAGGGCGTGGAGGCTGTTGGACGGTCAGGATTCTTTTTTTTAGAAGATATTATTGGGGCTTTCTCTCAGCGCTTATTCCCAGATGATTTGGTTATAGATATGGCGGTGTTCCGCGTGACTCGTAGTGAAGATATCCAGGTGGCAGTAGAAGATGCGGGCGACTTATTGGAAGTGATTGAACAGGCGCTTCCCCAGCGGGAGAACGGTCGAATCATTCGAATGGAAATAGCAGATGAACCGGCATGGGCGATTGAGTTTTTATCGAAATATCTGGATGTAAAGCCGAGGGATTTCATTCATGTGGATGCCCCTTTGGATTTGACGTGTCTGATGCGTTGGAAGCGTGTGAAAAATGGAAGTGTAGGACTGTATGAAAGCTTTGAACCCGCGGAGAAGCTTTGGTGGAAGGGTGATATTTTTCAAGCGATTCGAAAGATGGATCGAATTCATATGCTTCCCTACGAAAAATTCGATCCAGTTCTAAAGATGATGGAGCAAGCCGTTCAGGATTCACAAGTGATTGCGATTCAACAAACCCTGTATCGGGTAAGTAAAGAGTCCCCTGTGGTTGAAGCCTTGCGTCAGGCAGCTTTAAAGGGGAAACAGGTAACCGTGGTGATTGAATTGCGGGCGCGGTTTGACGAAGAAAATAATATTCGCTGGGCGCGAAGCCTTGAAGAAGCGGGTTGCCAAGTGATCTACGGCCACCCAATTCAAAAGGTTCACACCAAGGCATTAGCGGTCATTCGAGAGGAAGAAAATGGATTGAGGACCTATTTGCATTTGGGAACAGGAAACTATAACGAGTCGACGGCGAAACTGTATACAGATTTTGGGTATTTTACTGCGAATCCGGAGATGGGCCAGGATATTAGTAATATGTTTCACTATATTATGGGCTCGATGAAGATTCCGGAATTTCAGTTATTGGCGGTAGCACCCTTTACCTTGAGAACAACTCTATTGGATCGAATTGCGGATTGTGTACGATCGGCCAAGCGCGGTGAGGCGGCCTGGATTTTTTTGAAGATGAATTCTCTGGTTGATCAGCCTATGATTCAAGCCCTTTATGATGCATCTCGGGCCGGTGTTAAGATCGATTGTCTGGTTCGGGGGATTTGTTGTTTGCGTCCCGGTCTGAAGGGAGTAAGCGAGAATATTCAAGTGAAGAGTATTGTTGGTCGATTTTTGGAACATCAGCGAGTCTATTGCTTTTCCACAGGTAGTTGGGAGAAACTTTACCTTTCCAGTGCTGACTGGATGCCGAGAAATTTAAATCGACGAGTGGAATTGATGTTCCCCATTACCTCGCCCTTGGCGGTGGAGAATATTAAGGGGTGGATGCGCCTGCAGTGGCAGGATGAGAATCGTGCCCATTGCTTGAAAGCGGACGGCAGTTATCAGACGCTTTCTCGAGAAAAGAATGCACTGGATTCACAGGCTTGTTTTATTGGCGAATTGATGGAGAGGAGCGGAGAATGA
- a CDS encoding cold-shock protein yields MNGTVKWFNSEKGFGFITSEEGNDVFAHFSQINKEGYKTLEEGEEVTFEVAQGAKGPQAENITSVR; encoded by the coding sequence ATGAATGGTACAGTAAAATGGTTTAACTCGGAAAAAGGTTTCGGATTCATCACTTCAGAAGAAGGCAACGACGTATTCGCACATTTTTCACAAATTAACAAAGAAGGTTACAAAACATTAGAAGAAGGCGAAGAAGTTACTTTTGAAGTTGCTCAAGGAGCCAAAGGCCCTCAAGCAGAAAACATCACTTCAGTCCGTTAA
- a CDS encoding cold-shock protein: MNGTVKWFNAEKGFGFITSEEGNDVFAHFSQINKEGYKTLEEGEEVTFEVAQGAKGPQAENITSVR, from the coding sequence ATGAATGGTACAGTAAAATGGTTCAACGCAGAAAAAGGATTCGGATTCATCACTTCAGAAGAAGGAAATGACGTATTCGCACATTTTTCACAAATTAACAAAGAAGGTTACAAGACATTAGAAGAAGGCGAAGAAGTTACTTTTGAAGTTGCTCAAGGAGCCAAAGGCCCTCAAGCAGAAAACATCACTTCAGTCCGTTAA
- a CDS encoding cold-shock protein, with protein MNGTVKWFNSEKGFGFITSEEGNDVFVHFSQINKEGYKTLEEGEEVTFEVAQGAKGPQAENVTSNR; from the coding sequence ATGAATGGTACAGTAAAATGGTTTAACTCGGAAAAAGGTTTCGGATTCATCACTTCAGAAGAAGGCAACGACGTATTCGTACACTTCTCACAAATTAACAAAGAAGGTTACAAAACGTTAGAAGAAGGCGAAGAAGTAACTTTTGAAGTTGCTCAAGGAGCCAAAGGCCCTCAAGCAGAAAACGTAACTTCAAACCGTTAA
- the ppx gene encoding exopolyphosphatase, translating into MKRIGIVDLGSNSVRMSIIWVEEDDSYHMIEQAKSMVRLSEGMSEEANLSPQAMERTKSALSMFKKLAGVHQVDEIRAVATAAVRQAKNRDVFLDLVREETDWELEVISGEKEAYYDFLGVVNTLPLKDFVLMDIGGGSTELAWIENRQLKHAVSLPLGAVLLTESYFPEGEVTQKGIKKAMERFDGALDEIEWLNQAKGLPIVGLGGTWRSIAKLDRYATRNSIQRIHGYTLNRKETLEWVEDLWGMTRKERAKAKGISDARAEVIVGGIIPIERAIKRLMPQEVVISGNGVREGLFYEAYFTMMEKPIIVANVLSHSLSNIVKRYHENDHHLEQLDRLTRVIFDALEPVYHFSQQDSQLLTAAIRLHDIGMRIDYFNHQDHSFYLALNTNVYGLSHRELVQVAWIAGSHRVDRKLHQSTRHYSGYMNGDEKQRVEQLSAILMIAEQLDRAEDSRVTSFAASVTDRSLVLSVGSEEPIELEIVSARRASFAFRKAYRRTLLIKRSE; encoded by the coding sequence ATGAAGCGAATTGGAATTGTTGATTTGGGGTCTAACTCCGTAAGGATGAGTATTATATGGGTGGAAGAGGATGATTCTTATCATATGATTGAACAGGCGAAGAGCATGGTTCGCCTCAGCGAAGGCATGTCGGAAGAGGCAAACTTGAGTCCGCAAGCAATGGAGCGGACGAAATCAGCCTTGAGTATGTTTAAAAAATTGGCAGGGGTTCATCAAGTGGATGAGATCCGTGCTGTGGCAACGGCTGCCGTTCGACAGGCAAAAAACCGTGATGTTTTTTTGGACCTGGTTCGAGAAGAAACGGATTGGGAGCTGGAGGTCATCTCTGGAGAAAAAGAAGCCTACTACGATTTTTTGGGGGTTGTCAACACGTTACCCTTGAAGGACTTTGTTTTGATGGATATAGGTGGAGGAAGTACGGAATTGGCGTGGATCGAAAATCGCCAATTGAAGCATGCTGTTAGCCTGCCTTTAGGCGCAGTTTTGTTGACCGAGTCGTATTTTCCAGAGGGGGAGGTTACTCAAAAAGGGATCAAAAAGGCTATGGAGCGTTTTGATGGAGCGCTAGATGAAATTGAGTGGCTGAATCAGGCAAAGGGATTGCCCATTGTTGGGCTGGGGGGAACATGGAGAAGCATTGCGAAATTGGATCGCTATGCAACAAGAAATAGCATTCAGCGAATTCATGGTTATACCTTAAACCGCAAAGAAACCCTGGAATGGGTGGAGGACCTATGGGGTATGACCAGAAAGGAAAGGGCAAAGGCAAAGGGGATTAGCGATGCGCGCGCGGAAGTCATTGTTGGTGGCATTATCCCCATCGAACGAGCTATCAAGCGCTTAATGCCTCAAGAGGTCGTTATTAGCGGTAACGGAGTGCGAGAAGGCTTATTCTACGAAGCCTATTTCACCATGATGGAGAAACCAATTATTGTGGCTAATGTTTTAAGCCATAGTTTGTCTAATATTGTAAAACGATATCATGAAAACGATCATCATCTTGAACAATTGGATCGATTGACCCGTGTGATTTTTGATGCACTTGAACCTGTCTATCATTTTTCCCAACAAGATAGTCAGCTGTTAACAGCAGCCATTCGACTACACGATATCGGGATGCGGATTGATTACTTCAATCATCAGGACCATAGTTTCTATTTGGCCTTGAACACAAATGTCTACGGCCTTAGCCATCGGGAACTGGTTCAGGTTGCCTGGATTGCAGGCAGTCATCGAGTTGATCGAAAACTTCACCAGTCTACACGGCACTATTCTGGGTATATGAATGGTGATGAGAAGCAGCGGGTTGAGCAATTGAGCGCAATTTTGATGATTGCAGAACAATTGGATCGTGCAGAGGACAGCCGGGTGACAAGTTTTGCTGCTAGCGTGACAGATCGTTCCTTGGTTCTTTCTGTAGGCAGCGAAGAACCCATTGAATTGGAAATTGTTTCAGCAAGACGTGCATCATTTGCATTCCGAAAGGCATATCGTCGAACCTTATTGATTAAGAGGAGTGAATAG
- a CDS encoding YciI family protein has translation MIRFVRIDKKVGSEKLTEIEFQAHLRFMERSVEEMPMMAGGFVGDPGGMVIFEAQSLNQARAWATRDPLFESGKYKFQLYEWSLVFNTISGGEDSHGNGKDGKV, from the coding sequence ATGATACGATTTGTAAGAATAGATAAAAAAGTAGGATCAGAAAAGCTAACTGAGATTGAATTTCAGGCGCATCTTCGTTTTATGGAGAGGTCTGTTGAAGAGATGCCCATGATGGCGGGAGGATTTGTAGGAGATCCGGGTGGAATGGTTATTTTTGAAGCGCAATCATTGAATCAGGCGAGAGCGTGGGCTACTCGGGATCCCTTGTTTGAATCTGGGAAATATAAATTTCAGCTTTACGAGTGGTCTTTGGTTTTTAATACGATATCTGGAGGGGAGGATAGCCATGGGAACGGGAAAGACGGAAAAGTTTGA
- a CDS encoding cold-shock protein yields MNGTVKWFNGEKGFGFITSEEGNDVFVHFSQINKEGYKTLEEGEEVTFEVAQGAKGPQAENVTSVR; encoded by the coding sequence ATGAATGGTACAGTAAAATGGTTTAACGGAGAAAAAGGTTTTGGATTTATCACTTCTGAAGAAGGAAATGACGTATTCGTACATTTCTCACAAATTAACAAAGAAGGTTACAAGACTTTGGAAGAAGGCGAAGAAGTAACTTTTGAAGTTGCCCAAGGCGCTAAAGGTCCTCAAGCAGAGAACGTAACATCAGTTCGTTAA
- a CDS encoding hemolysin III family protein — protein MFSIKEPVNSITHFIGAVLSAAGLTWMIVKSVLHNSPLQLTSAIIFGVSMILLYSASSIYHAVKSSKRVETILRKIDHSMILVLIAGTYTPVCLLALPRPMGLILLAVLWTQTVAGIFFRVFFLNAPRWLYTSFYVLMGWAAVFFMPSIYQNIALQGFVLLLVGGTLYTIGALIYAIKPKWMTLPHFGFHEIFHLFILGGTLSHFIMISRYLIIA, from the coding sequence ATGTTTTCAATAAAAGAACCAGTTAACTCCATAACCCATTTTATCGGTGCAGTTTTGTCTGCAGCCGGGCTCACCTGGATGATTGTGAAATCCGTGCTTCATAACAGTCCCCTCCAGTTGACCAGCGCCATTATCTTTGGCGTAAGCATGATTTTATTGTACAGCGCATCATCAATCTATCATGCCGTCAAATCATCGAAGCGCGTGGAAACGATTTTAAGAAAAATCGATCATTCCATGATCCTTGTTCTGATTGCCGGCACCTATACGCCAGTTTGTCTATTGGCGCTTCCACGCCCCATGGGACTGATTCTTTTGGCTGTTTTATGGACTCAGACCGTGGCAGGCATTTTCTTTCGGGTATTCTTCCTGAATGCTCCCCGCTGGCTCTATACCAGCTTCTATGTTTTAATGGGATGGGCTGCCGTCTTCTTTATGCCGTCGATCTATCAAAATATCGCACTGCAGGGATTTGTTCTCTTACTTGTGGGCGGCACCCTGTACACGATCGGCGCATTAATTTACGCCATCAAACCAAAATGGATGACCCTTCCTCATTTTGGCTTTCATGAGATCTTTCACCTCTTTATTCTGGGGGGAACACTCTCTCATTTCATTATGATTTCCCGTTATTTAATCATTGCTTAA